A window of Streptomyces sp. SAI-127 contains these coding sequences:
- a CDS encoding glycosyl hydrolase, whose product MFRVPAEPSGPLSDAWRHCVGTGRIELALRRDYQDSLKLLQREIGFRYIRGHGLLSDGMGVYRPYEWQGTRRVRHSFMYVDQVVDAYLELGVRPFLELGFMPTELASGEQTVFWWHGNVTPPRDIGEWADLVRATLTHLIDRYGLDEVRTWPVEVWNEPNLPDFWQGADEKAYHRLYEVTAGVVKEVDASLQVGGPAISPGADAWLDRFAEFAEQRDVPVDFVSKHAYTSGPARHVPFGVHQTLEPAQHLLDQFATPRERLKGTRLAELPVHITEFNSSYRPDNPVHDTAFHAAYLAPVLARGGDHVDSFSYWTFSDMFEEAGPPTALFHGGFGLLTHRQVKKPTYHLYAFMARMGPDLLTRGADHLVTRHPDGRVTVLAWAPVDASGRTPGPSRHRLRLSVPVRGAREAFVRRSVVDEEYGNARTAWQRMGSPRSPGPHRLDVLHEAAEPGRQHLRLPVEDDRAVLDLTLARHEITLVEVTPVVEEAPEWWDERRLLGAGPR is encoded by the coding sequence ATCTTCCGCGTCCCCGCCGAACCTTCCGGCCCCCTGTCCGACGCCTGGCGGCACTGCGTCGGTACCGGCCGGATCGAACTCGCCCTGCGCCGCGACTACCAGGACTCCCTGAAGCTGCTCCAGCGCGAGATCGGCTTCCGGTACATCCGGGGACATGGACTGCTGAGCGACGGTATGGGCGTGTACCGGCCGTACGAGTGGCAGGGCACCCGCCGCGTCCGGCACTCCTTCATGTACGTCGACCAGGTCGTCGACGCCTACCTGGAACTCGGCGTCCGGCCCTTCCTCGAACTCGGCTTCATGCCGACGGAGTTGGCGTCGGGGGAGCAGACCGTGTTCTGGTGGCACGGGAACGTCACCCCGCCCCGGGACATCGGGGAGTGGGCCGACCTGGTCCGGGCGACCCTCACCCATCTCATCGACCGCTACGGCCTCGACGAGGTGCGCACCTGGCCCGTCGAGGTGTGGAACGAGCCCAACCTGCCCGACTTCTGGCAGGGCGCGGACGAGAAGGCGTACCACCGCCTCTACGAGGTGACAGCCGGCGTGGTGAAGGAGGTGGACGCGTCCCTCCAGGTCGGCGGACCCGCGATCTCACCCGGCGCGGACGCATGGCTGGACCGGTTCGCGGAGTTCGCCGAACAACGCGATGTCCCCGTGGACTTCGTGTCGAAGCACGCCTACACCTCGGGCCCCGCCCGGCACGTCCCCTTCGGCGTCCACCAGACACTGGAGCCCGCCCAGCACCTCCTGGACCAGTTCGCCACGCCCCGCGAGCGTCTGAAGGGCACCCGACTGGCTGAACTCCCGGTCCACATCACGGAGTTCAACTCCTCCTACCGCCCGGACAACCCGGTCCACGACACCGCCTTCCACGCGGCGTACCTGGCACCGGTCCTCGCCCGCGGCGGCGACCACGTCGACTCCTTCTCGTACTGGACCTTCAGCGACATGTTCGAGGAGGCGGGGCCTCCCACGGCTCTCTTCCACGGTGGCTTCGGTCTGCTCACCCACCGACAGGTGAAGAAACCGACGTACCACCTGTACGCCTTCATGGCCCGCATGGGCCCCGACCTCCTCACCCGGGGCGCCGACCACCTGGTCACCCGGCACCCCGACGGCCGGGTGACCGTCCTCGCCTGGGCACCGGTCGACGCGAGCGGGCGGACCCCCGGGCCGTCCCGGCACCGGCTGCGCCTGTCCGTGCCGGTGCGGGGCGCGAGGGAGGCGTTCGTACGGCGGTCCGTGGTCGACGAGGAGTACGGCAACGCCCGCACCGCCTGGCAGCGGATGGGCAGCCCGCGCTCACCCGGCCCGCACCGGCTCGACGTACTTCACGAGGCCGCCGAGCCCGGCCGGCAGCACCTGCGGCTGCCCGTGGAGGACGACCGGGCCGTACTGGACCTGACGCTGGCCCGCCACGAGATCACACTCGTGGAGGTGACCCCGGTCGTGGAGGAGGCACCGGAGTGGTGGGACGAACGCCGACTGCTCGGGGCGGGACCGCGGTGA